From Pontibacter actiniarum, a single genomic window includes:
- a CDS encoding lipocalin family protein, translating to MKKTLITPMILLVLFISLSAQQHPPTLIGSWKLTKSEALEKIRNSSNYATMSEKDRIAFDAQADLMMQVNKYDFMPGHKLVYMDVERSFIGISLPVERKAIWELNDSVITIKETERPVQRQMKIVTLTDSTLVVNLIVDGVVSDGKVFFRSII from the coding sequence ATCACGCCAATGATACTGCTGGTTCTTTTTATTTCTCTGTCTGCACAGCAGCACCCTCCAACTCTCATTGGTTCATGGAAACTAACAAAGAGTGAGGCTCTGGAAAAAATCAGGAATTCATCAAATTATGCAACCATGTCCGAGAAGGACAGGATAGCTTTTGATGCCCAAGCGGATTTAATGATGCAAGTGAATAAGTATGATTTTATGCCAGGCCATAAGCTCGTCTACATGGATGTGGAGCGATCCTTTATTGGTATTTCGCTTCCCGTGGAGCGGAAGGCAATTTGGGAGCTGAACGATAGTGTCATAACGATTAAGGAAACTGAAAGGCCTGTACAGAGGCAGATGAAAATCGTTACTTTAACTGACAGCACATTAGTTGTAAATCTCATCGTTGATGGTGTTGTTTCTGATGGTAAAGTATTTTTTAGATCAATTATCTAA
- a CDS encoding serine hydrolase domain-containing protein, producing the protein MKQLILLAFFLISHITYSQGKIESIIDAEYEAGRFNGALLAIKDGRVVSKINKGSANMQFAVPITGQTRIPIASMTKTFTAVLALQMYEKSLLKLEDRISTYLPDLPPDCQNITILDLLTHHSGLKNEPLQAYTSQASTEDYLKKYVTRKDAGTVSSFNYNNVDYIVLSRILEIVSQRPFAELLRSNILEPLRMGNTGVIVESEVIPNLAYGYHNYTFGSGSKKDTLYNDPLIYLSNYTGAGAVYSTTDDLYRFVQGLKTNKLLSAKTTASFLTKPQTGAFIEYARGYPTIGFYLNNKTFSKPVLERRGSINGFNSLLLMDNEFKNGVIILTNTDTGDLEKMGDHVFREIELLRPTDR; encoded by the coding sequence ATGAAACAACTTATACTGCTAGCCTTCTTTCTAATTTCGCACATCACCTATTCACAAGGGAAAATTGAAAGCATTATAGATGCGGAATATGAAGCAGGAAGATTCAACGGTGCTCTTTTGGCTATAAAGGATGGAAGAGTTGTTTCTAAAATAAACAAAGGAAGTGCAAACATGCAGTTTGCTGTTCCCATAACAGGTCAGACGCGCATTCCCATTGCCTCCATGACGAAGACATTTACAGCCGTACTCGCGCTGCAGATGTATGAAAAATCACTTCTAAAGCTTGAAGACAGAATCTCAACCTATTTGCCTGACTTACCTCCTGATTGCCAGAACATAACAATACTAGATCTACTTACCCATCATTCAGGTTTGAAGAATGAACCACTGCAGGCGTACACCTCTCAAGCCTCTACAGAAGATTATCTAAAAAAGTATGTAACAAGGAAAGACGCAGGAACAGTTTCGTCTTTCAATTACAACAACGTTGACTATATCGTTTTGTCACGAATCTTGGAAATCGTGTCTCAAAGGCCCTTTGCCGAACTGTTGAGGTCAAATATTCTGGAGCCATTACGAATGGGAAACACTGGCGTAATAGTGGAGTCCGAAGTTATCCCAAACCTAGCTTATGGCTACCACAACTATACCTTTGGCTCAGGCAGCAAGAAAGACACACTTTATAATGATCCGTTGATTTACTTATCAAATTATACTGGCGCTGGAGCGGTGTACTCCACAACAGATGATTTGTACAGATTCGTGCAAGGGTTAAAAACAAACAAACTGCTCTCCGCTAAAACTACAGCCTCTTTTCTTACTAAACCTCAGACAGGTGCGTTCATCGAGTATGCCAGAGGCTATCCAACAATAGGATTCTACTTGAACAATAAAACATTCTCCAAACCAGTCTTGGAACGACGAGGCAGTATCAACGGATTCAATTCACTTTTGCTAATGGATAATGAATTTAAAAATGGTGTGATAATTTTAACTAATACTGACACAGGAGATTTAGAGAAGATGGGTGACCATGTTTTTCGAGAGATAGAACTACTACGCCCAACAGACCGATAG
- a CDS encoding serine hydrolase domain-containing protein, with protein sequence MKRLLSLGLVAFILSSCSTTKNLHSEEFVQTQNELTEKLTQISKTASFNGFGVALVNDEEVLYQNGFGVTNSNTNAKYTENTVQNVASVSKTVLGLAILKAQELGKLTLDDPVNTFLSFNVSNPEYPDVPITIRHLVTHTSSIVDTEDYLSRNVVLKDTVNLARNLNIDISPTRFNPPSAKTSLEDFLKHLLATDGDWYAREGFSNSKPGSLYAYSNVGTSLAALVLEKATGMTYDAFTTQYILRPLEMHSSGWSFKAIDFSSYSPTYQNKTTPYPYYSLIGYPDGGLLTTGSDMSKYVLELLKGYFGKGTILSRQSYKEYFTPQLAAENFIDRSTSEYSDEYNMGITMGFGSTGNFGHTGGDPGMFSVIWFFKDRRMGRYFIVNTDWDTKFSGKDQKAIYDLLDEYYIKLNSLSKAKK encoded by the coding sequence ATGAAGAGATTACTTTCACTTGGACTTGTTGCTTTTATACTTAGCTCCTGCAGTACAACGAAGAACTTACATTCAGAGGAGTTTGTGCAAACCCAAAATGAGTTAACGGAAAAGTTGACTCAGATAAGTAAAACAGCAAGTTTTAACGGCTTTGGCGTAGCTTTAGTAAACGACGAAGAAGTGCTGTACCAAAACGGATTCGGGGTTACGAATAGCAACACAAACGCCAAGTACACAGAAAACACCGTTCAAAATGTTGCCTCTGTCTCTAAGACCGTCCTTGGTCTTGCCATTCTCAAAGCGCAGGAACTAGGCAAACTCACCTTAGATGATCCGGTCAATACCTTTCTCTCCTTCAACGTAAGCAATCCAGAATACCCAGACGTACCCATCACCATCCGGCACCTGGTCACGCATACGTCTTCTATTGTAGATACAGAAGATTACCTTTCCAGAAACGTGGTCCTGAAAGACACCGTAAACCTGGCTCGCAATCTTAACATCGATATTTCGCCAACAAGGTTTAACCCTCCATCAGCTAAAACCTCCTTAGAAGACTTCCTGAAACACCTGCTTGCTACCGATGGAGACTGGTACGCCAGAGAAGGGTTCTCCAACAGTAAACCCGGGAGCTTGTATGCGTACTCAAATGTTGGGACCTCACTCGCCGCATTGGTCTTGGAGAAAGCGACAGGTATGACTTATGATGCCTTTACGACACAGTACATCTTACGCCCTTTGGAGATGCATTCATCGGGCTGGAGTTTCAAGGCCATTGATTTCTCTTCCTACTCCCCCACTTATCAGAACAAAACAACCCCCTACCCCTACTACTCTCTTATTGGTTACCCTGACGGCGGATTGCTAACCACGGGTTCAGACATGAGCAAGTACGTTCTGGAACTCCTGAAAGGGTACTTTGGCAAGGGAACCATCCTTTCCCGGCAGAGCTACAAAGAGTACTTTACACCACAGCTTGCGGCAGAGAACTTCATTGACAGGAGTACCAGTGAGTACAGTGACGAGTACAACATGGGCATTACGATGGGCTTCGGTTCTACAGGAAACTTCGGGCACACCGGCGGCGACCCAGGCATGTTCTCTGTGATTTGGTTTTTCAAAGACAGAAGAATGGGCCGATACTTTATAGTAAACACCGATTGGGATACTAAATTCTCTGGCAAAGACCAGAAGGCGATCTATGATTTGCTCGACGAGTATTATATAAAGCTAAACAGCCTGAGCAAAGCGAAAAAGTAG
- a CDS encoding THUMP domain-containing class I SAM-dependent RNA methyltransferase: MAKNISKENFNITVTTLAGLEEVLAEELQALDMEFIKVGNRAVSCSGNLRQLYEANLWCRTAIRVLKPIRNFKARDEKDLYEQVQKTDWTEIMDLGMTFAIDAVVSHSTFEHSLYVSQLAKDAIVDQFRKKTGERPSVDRVRPDVRLNLHMHENMVTLSLDSSGDSLHRRGYRLQTNVAPLNEVLAAGIIALSGWDRKSTFIDPMCGSGTFLIEAALMAQNMAPGLFRRDPYGFEKWKDYNEALFEMVWTTAEAKAKTVAQAEIIGYDLDADYIEAARGNIENAGLQNIIKLEQANFFQTSSPSEQGVVVMNPPYNERIQSDDINLLYKNIGDTLKQNYQGYDAFVFTGNLEAAKNVGLRTSRRVPLYNGSIECRLLKYELYRGSRKGGEK, translated from the coding sequence ATGGCGAAGAACATTTCGAAAGAGAACTTTAACATCACGGTTACCACACTGGCTGGTTTAGAGGAGGTGCTGGCAGAGGAGCTGCAAGCGCTGGATATGGAGTTTATCAAGGTGGGGAACCGCGCTGTTTCCTGCTCCGGCAACCTGCGTCAGCTTTACGAGGCAAACCTCTGGTGCCGCACCGCGATCCGCGTGCTCAAGCCCATCCGCAACTTTAAGGCCCGCGATGAGAAAGATCTTTACGAGCAGGTGCAAAAAACAGACTGGACCGAGATCATGGACCTGGGCATGACCTTCGCCATCGATGCGGTGGTGAGCCATTCTACTTTCGAGCACTCGCTGTATGTGTCGCAGCTTGCTAAGGATGCCATCGTGGACCAGTTCCGCAAGAAAACGGGCGAGCGCCCCTCCGTGGACCGTGTTCGGCCTGACGTGCGCCTGAACCTGCACATGCACGAGAACATGGTTACGCTGTCGCTGGACTCCTCCGGCGACTCGCTGCACCGGCGCGGTTACCGCCTGCAGACGAACGTAGCACCCCTGAACGAGGTGTTGGCTGCCGGTATCATCGCGCTTTCGGGCTGGGACCGCAAGTCCACGTTTATCGACCCGATGTGCGGCTCCGGTACTTTCCTGATCGAGGCGGCGCTGATGGCGCAGAACATGGCCCCCGGCCTTTTCCGCCGCGACCCCTATGGCTTTGAGAAGTGGAAAGACTACAATGAGGCCCTTTTCGAAATGGTTTGGACCACGGCCGAGGCCAAGGCGAAAACTGTAGCACAGGCCGAGATTATCGGGTATGACCTGGATGCGGATTACATAGAAGCAGCCCGCGGAAACATTGAAAACGCCGGCCTGCAAAACATCATCAAACTGGAGCAGGCTAACTTTTTCCAGACCAGCTCTCCTTCAGAGCAGGGCGTTGTGGTGATGAACCCGCCTTACAACGAGCGTATACAATCCGACGATATCAACCTGCTTTACAAAAACATAGGCGATACGCTTAAGCAGAACTACCAGGGGTACGATGCCTTTGTGTTTACAGGCAACCTGGAGGCCGCCAAAAATGTGGGCCTGCGCACCTCGCGCCGTGTGCCGCTTTACAATGGCTCTATTGAGTGCCGTTTGCTGAAGTATGAACTATACAGGGGCAGCCGCAAAGGAGGGGAGAAGTAA
- a CDS encoding sodium:solute symporter family protein, giving the protein MHLDLIDWIVMGAFALITLVIGISYTGKASGSMANFFLGGRNLPWWIAGTSMVATTFAADTPLAVTELVAQSGISGNWLWWNMLLGGLLTTFFFARLWRRAGIITDLEFIELRYSGKPASFLRGFRSIYLGIFMNSLIIGWVNVALMSIIEVFFEVPKGEQLIYVGIAMVIVVAYSSMSGLLGVAITDVIQFVIAIVGCIILAYLVIDSEQIGGIAGLKEKLPPATLDYFPNVGSGSEIGQTLTLSLGAFLAFTTAQWWASWYPGNEPGGGGYIAQRMMSTKNEKHALYATLFFQIGHYCIRPWPWILVALAAVVLYPNLGPGNEKLGYVMAMKDFLPPGLKGLLLVAFFAAYMSTISTQLNWGASYIINDFYARFIKPDAGQKELVTASRITTLLLMIVSLAVTTQITSIAAVWKFIMEAGAGLGLVLILRWYWWRINAWSEIAATIAPFIGYGVAKYVIGWEFPDSFFLTVGFTTVAWIVATYVTRPTPKEKLQAFYEKIQPDGAWAPVRKSLGLPKPKTKVYHLLVAWIAAVVMVYSTLFLIGDLIFQNYPRFAMWLVSAVVALVVMIVMSKRVKFFDD; this is encoded by the coding sequence ATGCACCTCGACCTGATTGACTGGATCGTGATGGGCGCTTTCGCCCTCATTACCCTTGTAATTGGTATTAGCTACACAGGCAAGGCCAGTGGCAGTATGGCCAACTTCTTCCTTGGCGGCCGTAACCTGCCCTGGTGGATTGCCGGCACCTCCATGGTGGCCACCACTTTTGCCGCCGACACCCCGCTTGCCGTAACAGAGCTTGTAGCGCAAAGCGGTATCTCCGGCAACTGGCTTTGGTGGAACATGCTGCTCGGCGGCCTGCTTACCACGTTCTTTTTTGCCCGCCTCTGGCGCCGTGCCGGTATCATTACCGACCTGGAGTTTATTGAGCTGCGCTACTCCGGCAAGCCCGCTTCGTTTTTGCGCGGCTTTCGCTCCATTTACCTGGGCATATTCATGAACAGCCTCATCATTGGCTGGGTAAACGTGGCCCTGATGTCTATTATTGAGGTGTTTTTTGAAGTACCAAAGGGAGAGCAGCTGATCTACGTTGGCATTGCCATGGTTATCGTAGTGGCCTACTCCTCTATGTCCGGTTTGCTGGGCGTGGCGATAACTGACGTTATCCAGTTTGTGATCGCTATTGTAGGCTGTATCATCCTGGCGTACCTGGTTATAGATTCTGAGCAGATCGGCGGCATAGCCGGCCTGAAGGAAAAACTCCCGCCTGCCACCCTGGACTACTTCCCGAACGTAGGCTCCGGCAGTGAGATAGGGCAAACGCTTACCCTCTCGCTGGGGGCTTTCCTGGCCTTCACGACGGCACAGTGGTGGGCCAGCTGGTACCCGGGCAACGAGCCTGGCGGCGGCGGTTATATCGCGCAGCGAATGATGAGTACGAAAAACGAGAAGCATGCCCTGTACGCCACGCTGTTCTTCCAGATCGGCCACTACTGCATCCGCCCTTGGCCATGGATTTTGGTGGCGCTGGCTGCTGTCGTGCTTTACCCTAACCTGGGGCCCGGAAACGAAAAGCTGGGCTATGTTATGGCCATGAAAGACTTTCTCCCTCCGGGGCTGAAAGGGCTGCTGCTGGTGGCGTTCTTTGCCGCCTACATGAGCACCATCTCCACACAGCTTAACTGGGGAGCCAGCTATATTATCAACGACTTCTACGCCCGCTTTATTAAGCCGGATGCCGGCCAGAAAGAGCTGGTAACCGCTTCCCGTATCACAACGCTGCTGCTTATGATCGTGTCGCTGGCTGTAACCACGCAGATTACCTCTATTGCCGCCGTCTGGAAGTTTATCATGGAGGCGGGTGCCGGTCTTGGCCTCGTGCTTATCCTGCGCTGGTACTGGTGGCGCATCAACGCCTGGAGCGAAATTGCCGCCACCATTGCCCCTTTCATCGGCTACGGTGTGGCAAAGTACGTGATCGGTTGGGAGTTCCCGGACAGCTTCTTCCTGACGGTGGGCTTTACCACGGTTGCCTGGATTGTGGCCACATACGTGACGCGCCCGACGCCGAAGGAGAAACTGCAGGCATTTTATGAGAAGATTCAGCCGGACGGTGCCTGGGCGCCTGTTCGCAAATCGCTGGGGCTACCCAAGCCGAAGACCAAAGTATACCACCTGCTGGTAGCCTGGATTGCCGCCGTGGTAATGGTTTACTCAACGCTTTTCCTTATCGGCGACCTTATCTTCCAGAACTACCCGCGCTTTGCCATGTGGCTTGTTTCAGCCGTGGTGGCGTTGGTGGTGATGATCGTGATGTCGAAGCGTGTGAAATTCTTCGATGACTAA